A window of Vibrio ishigakensis contains these coding sequences:
- a CDS encoding uroporphyrinogen-III C-methyltransferase, translated as MTDEKKLESDNKATPAVPVTPTKPSTQKKEKEQQPESAKPAKRLAIAALIISIITAGAGVIYINQQNQALKQQVVALSSQLSNTQQQVAQQLESSQQATEQITKDAVNKAQVAISQQQKSIEGLQLAITDVKGRRPNDWLLAEADYLVKLAGRKLFLEHDVVTATKLMESADQRIATLNDPSLVPLRKVMANDITKLRSLPLLDKDGVALELISLQTQIDKLPLANAILPEAPEEVNKEVSQNIQDWQSNLKTSLNNFAEHFITFRVRDGSAVPLLSPQQHFYLRENIKGKLETAIKATYSEQEAIYQTSLKVAGEWSQTYFNQDDNAVKQFQASLEKLSKVKVDLKYPNKFETNQVLSDIIRERLRREVTTIVTEDK; from the coding sequence ATGACCGACGAAAAGAAACTCGAGAGCGACAACAAAGCTACACCTGCTGTACCGGTTACCCCAACCAAACCAAGTACACAAAAAAAAGAAAAAGAGCAGCAGCCAGAGTCGGCCAAACCCGCAAAGCGCTTAGCTATCGCGGCACTTATCATTTCAATCATCACCGCTGGTGCTGGTGTTATCTATATCAATCAACAAAACCAGGCACTCAAGCAGCAGGTAGTAGCTCTATCCTCGCAACTGAGCAACACCCAACAGCAGGTTGCTCAGCAATTGGAATCCAGCCAGCAAGCTACTGAACAGATCACTAAAGACGCAGTAAACAAGGCTCAGGTTGCTATTAGCCAACAACAAAAGAGCATTGAGGGCCTGCAACTGGCAATTACAGACGTTAAGGGTCGTCGACCAAATGACTGGCTACTTGCCGAAGCCGATTACCTAGTAAAACTAGCAGGTCGTAAACTCTTCCTAGAACACGATGTCGTAACAGCAACCAAGTTGATGGAGAGCGCCGATCAGCGTATCGCTACCTTGAATGACCCTAGCCTAGTACCACTGCGCAAGGTAATGGCAAACGACATCACCAAGCTAAGAAGCCTACCTCTTCTAGATAAAGATGGTGTCGCGCTCGAACTTATCAGCCTCCAAACCCAAATTGATAAACTGCCTCTAGCTAACGCCATCCTTCCTGAAGCTCCGGAAGAGGTCAACAAAGAGGTTTCTCAAAACATCCAAGATTGGCAGTCTAATCTAAAGACCTCTCTTAATAATTTCGCGGAGCACTTCATTACCTTCAGGGTTCGCGACGGTAGTGCTGTACCCCTGCTATCCCCGCAGCAACACTTCTACCTAAGAGAGAACATCAAGGGCAAACTAGAGACAGCTATTAAAGCGACCTACTCGGAGCAGGAAGCGATCTATCAAACCTCACTCAAGGTTGCTGGTGAGTGGAGTCAAACCTACTTCAACCAAGATGACAACGCAGTGAAGCAGTTCCAAGCGTCGCTAGAGAAACTTTCGAAAGTTAAAGTCGACCTCAAATATCCAAACAAGTTTGAGACTAACCAAGTTCTATCTGACATCATCCGCGAACGACTACGCAGGGAAGTAACTACTATCGTTACGGAGGACAAGTAA
- a CDS encoding heme biosynthesis HemY N-terminal domain-containing protein gives MVRIVFIFVVLGLGLFAGTQFSGQQGYVLISIADYTIEMSVTTLVIFMVAALIGLFLLEALLKKSMRMTYATWNWFSIRKQRRARRMTNEGIIKLIEGDWQSAEKKVTRWSNSHDMPLLCYLVAAEAAHEQGKNQKRDQYFELASKQEGSELAIGLTKGKQAMAEGDFATAFDVLSSLKHQYPENPRLLNLLKTCYIQLDCWQPLLDMLPILKRVKGVDKAEYHKLSVQAHAGRISELANQQGVDGIVRYWDKLSKSFKSENVIIRTFATELINRGADNTAITVLKEATLKAPAAELLNVFPTLNITDWHSVLKHLKSLEKKFSDNGDLHSVIGQIYMLEGKWSDAQVYFETALKLRPNAHDYGQLANALHKQNYTNAANEVSQKALLLLSK, from the coding sequence ATGGTACGCATTGTATTCATATTTGTTGTCCTCGGTTTAGGCCTGTTCGCTGGTACTCAGTTTTCTGGCCAACAAGGTTATGTATTGATATCCATTGCTGACTACACCATAGAGATGAGCGTCACCACGCTAGTTATCTTTATGGTGGCAGCTTTGATCGGTCTGTTCTTATTAGAAGCGCTTCTTAAAAAATCGATGCGAATGACCTACGCAACGTGGAATTGGTTTAGCATCCGCAAACAGCGACGTGCAAGACGAATGACTAATGAGGGCATCATTAAGCTTATTGAGGGTGATTGGCAGAGTGCTGAGAAAAAGGTTACTCGTTGGTCTAACTCTCATGATATGCCGCTTCTTTGCTACTTAGTTGCTGCTGAAGCCGCTCACGAGCAAGGTAAAAACCAGAAGCGAGACCAATATTTTGAGCTTGCTTCTAAGCAAGAAGGATCTGAACTGGCTATCGGCCTTACCAAAGGTAAGCAAGCTATGGCTGAGGGTGATTTTGCAACCGCGTTTGATGTGCTATCCAGCCTTAAGCATCAGTACCCTGAAAACCCTCGCCTGCTGAACCTACTCAAGACCTGTTATATCCAACTGGATTGCTGGCAACCACTTCTAGACATGCTTCCTATATTGAAGCGTGTCAAAGGCGTAGACAAAGCGGAATACCACAAGCTTTCTGTACAAGCCCATGCCGGCCGTATCTCTGAGCTTGCAAACCAACAAGGTGTAGATGGGATAGTCCGCTACTGGGACAAACTCTCAAAGAGCTTCAAATCAGAGAACGTAATCATCAGAACCTTTGCTACTGAGCTGATCAATCGTGGTGCAGATAACACCGCTATTACGGTACTGAAAGAGGCAACACTAAAAGCCCCTGCAGCTGAGCTACTGAATGTCTTCCCTACTCTAAATATCACTGACTGGCACTCGGTTCTGAAACACCTCAAGAGCCTTGAGAAGAAGTTTTCTGACAACGGTGACCTGCATAGCGTGATCGGCCAGATATACATGCTTGAGGGCAAGTGGAGTGATGCACAGGTTTACTTTGAGACCGCACTGAAGCTCAGACCTAATGCCCATGACTATGGACAACTAGCGAATGCACTTCATAAGCAAAACTACACCAATGCTGCTAATGAGGTATCTCAGAAGGCACTGTTATTACTAAGTAAATAA